A genomic segment from Leptolyngbya boryana PCC 6306 encodes:
- a CDS encoding iron-containing redox enzyme family protein: MMRAKIVDSEKYMQGSLVTPPSAQVLLPDEIEADVKSNPYYKAEKTLSNLIEVENLDQRLNLFDSQVRYFETALNSAIKEAYQQSQSSDAAHLFLQRVLYRINRLNLFWYDDLTHYTNERSLYLQKIRNQIETAWQDWELAHLSVEAYHDIDIKQALLDRYAADLDPTLSEDALYLRKHMPFEGYRYLLAITSFDGLVEASRLSRILGGAANEVQATLTKVLLEEYGNGRLARKHSTFFAQMMTELRLSTQPEVYFDLVPWQALATTNHNFLLTECKRHFLRYNGGLAYFEVAGPSAYRNYLAAAQRLELSDGAMGYWDLHIREDERHGRWMIENVTLPLVDMYPEQAWQLVLGYDQEKLMGDRAGAAIVNTIRHGVQTASLPTI; the protein is encoded by the coding sequence ATGATGAGAGCGAAAATAGTTGATTCAGAGAAATACATGCAGGGCAGTTTAGTTACGCCTCCGTCGGCGCAAGTGTTACTACCAGACGAGATCGAGGCAGATGTCAAAAGCAATCCATACTATAAAGCTGAAAAGACGTTAAGCAATTTGATCGAAGTTGAGAACTTAGATCAACGATTGAACTTATTTGATTCTCAAGTTCGGTACTTTGAAACTGCGCTCAATTCAGCAATCAAAGAAGCCTATCAGCAATCACAAAGTAGCGATGCGGCGCATCTATTTTTGCAGCGCGTTCTCTATCGAATTAATCGCTTAAATTTATTCTGGTATGACGACTTAACGCATTATACAAACGAGCGATCGCTCTATCTCCAAAAAATTCGCAATCAGATCGAAACGGCTTGGCAAGACTGGGAATTAGCACACCTTAGTGTTGAGGCGTACCACGATATTGATATCAAACAGGCATTGCTCGATCGCTATGCTGCCGATCTCGATCCGACCTTATCAGAAGATGCACTCTACCTGCGTAAGCACATGCCCTTTGAAGGGTATCGCTATCTCCTAGCGATCACTTCTTTTGATGGCTTAGTCGAAGCAAGTCGGCTCTCCCGGATTCTTGGGGGTGCTGCCAACGAAGTGCAAGCAACTTTAACCAAGGTATTACTGGAAGAGTACGGGAATGGTCGTCTCGCTCGCAAGCATTCGACTTTCTTTGCACAAATGATGACTGAGTTGCGCTTGAGTACTCAGCCTGAAGTTTACTTTGATCTCGTTCCGTGGCAAGCACTCGCAACCACGAATCACAACTTTCTCCTGACCGAGTGTAAGCGGCATTTTCTCAGATACAACGGTGGATTAGCCTACTTTGAAGTAGCAGGTCCTTCAGCGTATCGAAACTATCTCGCAGCAGCACAGCGGTTAGAGCTATCCGATGGTGCAATGGGATATTGGGATCTCCATATCCGAGAAGATGAACGGCACGGACGCTGGATGATCGAAAACGTGACGTTGCCGCTTGTAGACATGTACCCCGAACAAGCATGGCAGCTAGTCTTGGGATACGACCAAGAGAAATTGATGGGCGATCGAGCGGGAGCAGCGATCGTCAACACAATTCGCCATGGGGTTCAAACAGCGTCACTTCCCACCATTTGA
- a CDS encoding SAM-dependent methyltransferase: MTGTLIRNITAPEVFFCPEESHFYSHCLERLVFSQCTDCDLIVEFGAGDGSPVINSLMRSHFQSEIHGFELNSAAYEVAKSRVDQCNLQDKYILHNQSFFDFASTDANYLIANPPYIPAPDNKIRMPLLHGGTDGATITNRLLTLDYPNVMLLISSYSNPIETLQWAAGQGYTVADFMVTPLKFGCYSSEPKVKKWIGQLREQGQAFYSQNIYFLAGVLFKHSSFGTPDLSNELMQVMTAL; the protein is encoded by the coding sequence TTGACTGGAACACTTATACGCAATATCACAGCACCCGAAGTCTTCTTCTGTCCTGAAGAGTCTCATTTTTATTCGCATTGTCTAGAGCGATTGGTTTTTTCTCAATGTACAGACTGCGATTTGATTGTTGAATTTGGTGCAGGTGATGGCAGTCCGGTAATTAATTCATTGATGCGATCGCACTTCCAGAGTGAGATTCATGGGTTTGAATTAAACTCAGCAGCTTATGAGGTTGCCAAATCTAGAGTTGATCAATGTAACTTGCAGGACAAGTACATTTTGCACAATCAGTCTTTCTTTGACTTTGCTTCAACAGATGCAAACTATTTGATTGCGAACCCGCCTTACATCCCCGCTCCTGACAACAAGATTCGGATGCCTTTACTGCATGGCGGAACAGATGGTGCAACCATTACCAATCGATTGCTCACTTTAGACTATCCAAACGTGATGCTATTGATATCGAGCTATTCAAACCCAATCGAAACATTACAATGGGCAGCAGGCCAAGGCTATACCGTTGCAGATTTTATGGTCACTCCGTTAAAGTTTGGCTGCTATAGTTCTGAGCCAAAAGTGAAAAAGTGGATTGGACAACTACGCGAGCAAGGACAAGCCTTCTATTCTCAAAATATTTACTTCCTCGCAGGCGTATTGTTCAAGCATTCCAGCTTTGGAACTCCCGATCTCTCCAACGAACTCATGCAAGTCATGACCGCGCTCTAA